The following are encoded together in the Onychostoma macrolepis isolate SWU-2019 chromosome 03, ASM1243209v1, whole genome shotgun sequence genome:
- the LOC131536684 gene encoding NACHT, LRR and PYD domains-containing protein 3-like isoform X1, which produces MDNRENIASEMMQETLKTSSPEPSCVSLRSNKSMDCHPKFSDEAVTPDPVVYRDAQMGDQDSPQPVDGELQRVKDQLKISMKNKYERLFEGTKLQENETLLNRIYTQLYIIEGESEGVNEEHEVLQMEKTPRTQHSQDTTINCNDIFKASPELGCKEKDQIKTVLTKGIAGIGKTVSVHKFILDWAEGKANQDVDFMFVLPFRELNLIRDHQYSLHRLLLDFHLELKDLDSKIYEECKVVFIFDGLDERRITLMFTDAQKVCDVNETSSVSVLMSNLMKGELLPSALIWITSRPAAANQIPSKYINRLTEIQGFTEPQKEEYFRKRISDEHQASRIISHIRRARSLHIMCHIPVFCWISSTVLQKLLEEDLSAKIPQTLTEMYIHFLLIQINMRNQKYEERDREKLLQSNREVIVKLAEVAFKQLMKRNVMFYEEDLIESGIDVTDALVHSGICTEIFKEESVIHQSKVYSFIHLSVQEFLAAFYVFYCYLIKNIEPLHEFRSYGFNQVSLYDLLKAAVDKTLKSENGRLDLFLRFLLGVSLESNQKLLQDLLTHTENSSETIRRTTQYIKEKVKDPGYIYYLSAGQSINLFLCLLEVKDQTLSREIQEFVKSDKHSEKKLSLAHCLIIVYMLQMSEEPLDEFELMKYNTSDEGRRRLIPAVINCRKAIFSGCNLTAQCCESLSSVLQFSNCVLRELDLSNNDLRDSGVKLIYDGLKSPNCHLEILSLAGCNLTAQFCESLSSVLQFSNCVLRELDLSNNDLQDSGVMLLSDGLKSPNCQLQILSLAGCNLTAQCCESLSSVLHSSNCVLRELYLSNNDLQDSGVKLLSDGLKSPNCQLEILRLSGCMVSEEGCGYLSSALSSNPSYLRELDLSYNHPGKSGVHLLNHKLQDPNYKLQILNLDHGGEIRMTPGLRKYACDLTLDPNTANTRLILSEENRKITCVKDRQPYPDHPDRFDEDPQVLCVDSLTGRCYWETEWSGDDAEISVTFKGINRKGKIDDCKFGSNDKSWSLFCSDNRFTVWHYKNYTDIRTICSSSNRAGVYVDVSAGSLSFYSISDTHTLTHLHTFNTTFTEPLYAGFRLDYDSSISLCQIKQHTHL; this is translated from the exons ATGGACAACAGAGAGAACATTGCATCTGAAATGATGCAGGAGACTCTGAAAACATCATCCCCAGAACCCAGCTGTGTGTCTCTGAGGAGTAATAAATCGATGGATTGTCATCCTAAATTCAGTGATGAAGCAGTGACTCCTGACCCAGT tGTGTATAGAGATGCTCAGATGGGAGATCAGGATTCTCCACAACCAGTAGATGGTGAACTACAGAGAGTCAAAGACCAGCTCAAAATCAGCATGAAGAACAAGTATGAGAGATTATTTGAAGGAACAAAACTCCAAGAGAATGAAACCCTCCTGAACAGGATCTACACACAGCTCTACATCATAGAGGGAGAGagtgaaggagtgaatgaagaacatgaggttttacagatggagaaaacaCCCAGAACACAACACTCACAAGACACTACAATCAACTGCAATGACATCTTTAAAGCCTCACCTGAACTAGGATGTAAGGAAAAAGACCAGATCAAGACTGTTCTTACTAAAGGCATCGCTGGAATCGGAAAAACCGTCTCTGTGCATAAGTTCATTCTGGACTGGGCCGAGGGAAAAGCCAATCAAGATGTAGATTTCATGTTTGTGCTTCCATTTCGAGAGCTGAACTTGATCCGAGATCATCAGTACAGTCTTCATAGACTTCTGCTGGACTTTCATCTTGAACTTAAAGATCTGGACTCAAAGATTTATGAGGAGTGTAAAGttgtgttcatctttgatggtctggatgaaagAAGAATCACACTGATGTTTACAGACGCTCAGAAAGTTTGTGATGTGAATGAGACTTCATCAGTGAGTGTGTTAATGTCAAACCTCATGAAAGGAGAgctgcttccctctgctctcatctggatcacctccagaccagcagcagccaatcagatccccTCCAAATACATCAACCGCCTGACAGAAATTCAGGGATTCACTGAGCCTCAGAAGGAGGAatatttcaggaagagaatcagtgacgagcatcaagccagcagaatcatctcacacatcagaagagcaagaagcctccacatcatgtgccacatccccgtcttctgctggatctcaTCCACTGTGCTTCAGAAGCTCCTGGAAGAAGATCTGAGTGCAAAAATCCCtcaaactctgactgaaatgtaCATCCACTTCCTGCTGATTCAGATCAACATGAGGAACCAGAAGTATGAAGAGAGAGATCGAGAGAAACTCCTGCAGTCCAACAGAGAAGTGATTGTGAAACTTGCTGAAGTGgctttcaaacagctgatgaagcGCAATGTGATGTTCTATGAGGAGGACCTGATTGAGAGTGGCATAGACGTTACTGATGCCctagtgcattctgggatttgcACTGAGATCTTTAAGGAGGAGTCTGTGATTCATCAGAGTAAAGTCTACAGCTTCATTCATCTGAGCGTTCAGGAGTTTCTTGCTGCTTTCTATGTGTTTTACTGCTATTTAATAAAGAACATAGAGCCACTGCATGAATTCAGATCTTATGGATTTAATCAAGTCTCTCTGTATGATCTACTAAAAGCAGCAGTAGATAAAACCCTCAAGAGTGAGAATGGAAGGCTGGATCTGTTCCTGCGGTTCCTGCTGGGCGTCTCACTGGAGTCCAATCAGAAACTCTTACAGGAtctactgacacacacagagaacagcTCAGAGACCATCAGGAGAACCACACAGTACATTAAAGAGAAGGTCAAAGATCCAGGTTATATTTATTATCTCTCAGCTGGTCAATCCATCAATCTGTTTCTCTGTCTGCTGGAAGTGAAAGATCAGACTCTGTCCAGAGAGATTCAGGAGTTTGTGAAATCAGACAAACACTCAGAGAAGAAACTGTCTCTTGCTCACTGCTTAATAATTGTCTACATGCTTCAGATGTCAGAGGAGCCGCTGGATGAGTTTGAGCTCATGAAATACAACACATCAGATGAGGGGAGAAGAAGACTGATACCAGCTGTGATCAACTGCAGAAAAGCTAT TTTTTCTGGCTGTAATCTCACTGCTCAGTGTTGTGAGAGTTTGTCATCAGTTCTTCAATTCTCAAATTgtgtcctgagagagctggatctgagtaacaatgacctgcgggattcaggagtgaagttGATCTATGATGGACTGAAGAGTCCAAACTGTCATCTGGAGATACTGAg TCTTGCTGGCTGTAATCTCACTGCTCAGTTTTGTGAGAGTTTGTCATCAGTTCTTCAATTCTCAAACTgtgtcctgagagagctggatctgagtaacaatgacctgcaggattcaggagtgatGCTGCTCTCTGACGGACTGAAGAGTCCAAACTGTCAGCTGCAGATACTGAG TCTTGCTGGCTGTAATCTCACTGCTCAGTGTTGTGAGAGTTTGTCATCAGTTCTTCATTCCTCAAACTGTGTCCTGAGAGAGCTGTatctgagtaacaatgacctgcaggattcaggagtgaagcttcTCTCGGATGGACTGAAGAGTCCAAACTGTCAGCTGGAGATACTGAG GTTGTCTGGCTGTATGGTGTCAGAAGAAGGCTGTGGTTATTtgtcttcagctctgagttcaaacccctcatacctgagagagctggatctgagctacaatcaccCAGGAAAGTCAGGAGTCCATCTGCTCAACCACAAACTGCAGGATCCAAACTATAAACTGCAGATACTCAA TTTGGATCATGGAGGAGAGATCAGGATGACACCAGGACTACGAAAGT ATGCCTGTGATCTCACACTGGATCCAAACACTGCAAACACTCGACTCATTCTGTCTGAGGAGAACAGGAAGATCACATGTGTGAAAGATCGTCAgccgtatcctgatcatccagacagatttgatgaGGATCCTCAGGTTCTGTGTGTTGACAGCCTgactggacgctgttactgggagacTGAATGGAGTGGAGATGATGCTGAAATATCAGTGACATTTAAAGGAATCAACAGGAAAGGAAAGATAGATGACTGTAAATTTGGATCCAATGACAAATCCTGGAGTCTGTTCTGTTCTGATAACAGATTCACTGTCTGGCACTATAAGAACTACACTGATATACGTACTATCTGTTCATCCTCTAATAGAGCAGGAGTGTATGTGGACGTGTCAGCTGgctctctgtccttctacagcatctctgacacacacacact
- the LOC131536684 gene encoding NACHT, LRR and PYD domains-containing protein 3-like isoform X3 — protein MDNRENIASEMMQETLKTSSPEPSCVSLRSNKSMDCHPKFSDEAVTPDPVVYRDAQMGDQDSPQPVDGELQRVKDQLKISMKNKYERLFEGTKLQENETLLNRIYTQLYIIEGESEGVNEEHEVLQMEKTPRTQHSQDTTINCNDIFKASPELGCKEKDQIKTVLTKGIAGIGKTVSVHKFILDWAEGKANQDVDFMFVLPFRELNLIRDHQYSLHRLLLDFHLELKDLDSKIYEECKVVFIFDGLDERRITLMFTDAQKVCDVNETSSVSVLMSNLMKGELLPSALIWITSRPAAANQIPSKYINRLTEIQGFTEPQKEEYFRKRISDEHQASRIISHIRRARSLHIMCHIPVFCWISSTVLQKLLEEDLSAKIPQTLTEMYIHFLLIQINMRNQKYEERDREKLLQSNREVIVKLAEVAFKQLMKRNVMFYEEDLIESGIDVTDALVHSGICTEIFKEESVIHQSKVYSFIHLSVQEFLAAFYVFYCYLIKNIEPLHEFRSYGFNQVSLYDLLKAAVDKTLKSENGRLDLFLRFLLGVSLESNQKLLQDLLTHTENSSETIRRTTQYIKEKVKDPGYIYYLSAGQSINLFLCLLEVKDQTLSREIQEFVKSDKHSEKKLSLAHCLIIVYMLQMSEEPLDEFELMKYNTSDEGRRRLIPAVINCRKAIFSGCNLTAQCCESLSSVLQFSNCVLRELDLSNNDLRDSGVKLIYDGLKSPNCHLEILSLAGCNLTAQFCESLSSVLQFSNCVLRELDLSNNDLQDSGVMLLSDGLKSPNCQLQILSLAGCNLTAQCCESLSSVLHSSNCVLRELYLSNNDLQDSGVKLLSDGLKSPNCQLEILRLSGCMVSEEGCGYLSSALSSNPSYLRELDLSYNHPGKSGVHLLNHKLQDPNYKLQILKCL, from the exons ATGGACAACAGAGAGAACATTGCATCTGAAATGATGCAGGAGACTCTGAAAACATCATCCCCAGAACCCAGCTGTGTGTCTCTGAGGAGTAATAAATCGATGGATTGTCATCCTAAATTCAGTGATGAAGCAGTGACTCCTGACCCAGT tGTGTATAGAGATGCTCAGATGGGAGATCAGGATTCTCCACAACCAGTAGATGGTGAACTACAGAGAGTCAAAGACCAGCTCAAAATCAGCATGAAGAACAAGTATGAGAGATTATTTGAAGGAACAAAACTCCAAGAGAATGAAACCCTCCTGAACAGGATCTACACACAGCTCTACATCATAGAGGGAGAGagtgaaggagtgaatgaagaacatgaggttttacagatggagaaaacaCCCAGAACACAACACTCACAAGACACTACAATCAACTGCAATGACATCTTTAAAGCCTCACCTGAACTAGGATGTAAGGAAAAAGACCAGATCAAGACTGTTCTTACTAAAGGCATCGCTGGAATCGGAAAAACCGTCTCTGTGCATAAGTTCATTCTGGACTGGGCCGAGGGAAAAGCCAATCAAGATGTAGATTTCATGTTTGTGCTTCCATTTCGAGAGCTGAACTTGATCCGAGATCATCAGTACAGTCTTCATAGACTTCTGCTGGACTTTCATCTTGAACTTAAAGATCTGGACTCAAAGATTTATGAGGAGTGTAAAGttgtgttcatctttgatggtctggatgaaagAAGAATCACACTGATGTTTACAGACGCTCAGAAAGTTTGTGATGTGAATGAGACTTCATCAGTGAGTGTGTTAATGTCAAACCTCATGAAAGGAGAgctgcttccctctgctctcatctggatcacctccagaccagcagcagccaatcagatccccTCCAAATACATCAACCGCCTGACAGAAATTCAGGGATTCACTGAGCCTCAGAAGGAGGAatatttcaggaagagaatcagtgacgagcatcaagccagcagaatcatctcacacatcagaagagcaagaagcctccacatcatgtgccacatccccgtcttctgctggatctcaTCCACTGTGCTTCAGAAGCTCCTGGAAGAAGATCTGAGTGCAAAAATCCCtcaaactctgactgaaatgtaCATCCACTTCCTGCTGATTCAGATCAACATGAGGAACCAGAAGTATGAAGAGAGAGATCGAGAGAAACTCCTGCAGTCCAACAGAGAAGTGATTGTGAAACTTGCTGAAGTGgctttcaaacagctgatgaagcGCAATGTGATGTTCTATGAGGAGGACCTGATTGAGAGTGGCATAGACGTTACTGATGCCctagtgcattctgggatttgcACTGAGATCTTTAAGGAGGAGTCTGTGATTCATCAGAGTAAAGTCTACAGCTTCATTCATCTGAGCGTTCAGGAGTTTCTTGCTGCTTTCTATGTGTTTTACTGCTATTTAATAAAGAACATAGAGCCACTGCATGAATTCAGATCTTATGGATTTAATCAAGTCTCTCTGTATGATCTACTAAAAGCAGCAGTAGATAAAACCCTCAAGAGTGAGAATGGAAGGCTGGATCTGTTCCTGCGGTTCCTGCTGGGCGTCTCACTGGAGTCCAATCAGAAACTCTTACAGGAtctactgacacacacagagaacagcTCAGAGACCATCAGGAGAACCACACAGTACATTAAAGAGAAGGTCAAAGATCCAGGTTATATTTATTATCTCTCAGCTGGTCAATCCATCAATCTGTTTCTCTGTCTGCTGGAAGTGAAAGATCAGACTCTGTCCAGAGAGATTCAGGAGTTTGTGAAATCAGACAAACACTCAGAGAAGAAACTGTCTCTTGCTCACTGCTTAATAATTGTCTACATGCTTCAGATGTCAGAGGAGCCGCTGGATGAGTTTGAGCTCATGAAATACAACACATCAGATGAGGGGAGAAGAAGACTGATACCAGCTGTGATCAACTGCAGAAAAGCTAT TTTTTCTGGCTGTAATCTCACTGCTCAGTGTTGTGAGAGTTTGTCATCAGTTCTTCAATTCTCAAATTgtgtcctgagagagctggatctgagtaacaatgacctgcgggattcaggagtgaagttGATCTATGATGGACTGAAGAGTCCAAACTGTCATCTGGAGATACTGAg TCTTGCTGGCTGTAATCTCACTGCTCAGTTTTGTGAGAGTTTGTCATCAGTTCTTCAATTCTCAAACTgtgtcctgagagagctggatctgagtaacaatgacctgcaggattcaggagtgatGCTGCTCTCTGACGGACTGAAGAGTCCAAACTGTCAGCTGCAGATACTGAG TCTTGCTGGCTGTAATCTCACTGCTCAGTGTTGTGAGAGTTTGTCATCAGTTCTTCATTCCTCAAACTGTGTCCTGAGAGAGCTGTatctgagtaacaatgacctgcaggattcaggagtgaagcttcTCTCGGATGGACTGAAGAGTCCAAACTGTCAGCTGGAGATACTGAG GTTGTCTGGCTGTATGGTGTCAGAAGAAGGCTGTGGTTATTtgtcttcagctctgagttcaaacccctcatacctgagagagctggatctgagctacaatcaccCAGGAAAGTCAGGAGTCCATCTGCTCAACCACAAACTGCAGGATCCAAACTATAAACTGCAGATACTCAA ATGCCTGTGA
- the LOC131536684 gene encoding NACHT, LRR and PYD domains-containing protein 3-like isoform X2 translates to MDNRENIASEMMQETLKTSSPEPSCVSLRSNKSMDCHPKFSDEAVTPDPVVYRDAQMGDQDSPQPVDGELQRVKDQLKISMKNKYERLFEGTKLQENETLLNRIYTQLYIIEGESEGVNEEHEVLQMEKTPRTQHSQDTTINCNDIFKASPELGCKEKDQIKTVLTKGIAGIGKTVSVHKFILDWAEGKANQDVDFMFVLPFRELNLIRDHQYSLHRLLLDFHLELKDLDSKIYEECKVVFIFDGLDERRITLMFTDAQKVCDVNETSSVSVLMSNLMKGELLPSALIWITSRPAAANQIPSKYINRLTEIQGFTEPQKEEYFRKRISDEHQASRIISHIRRARSLHIMCHIPVFCWISSTVLQKLLEEDLSAKIPQTLTEMYIHFLLIQINMRNQKYEERDREKLLQSNREVIVKLAEVAFKQLMKRNVMFYEEDLIESGIDVTDALVHSGICTEIFKEESVIHQSKVYSFIHLSVQEFLAAFYVFYCYLIKNIEPLHEFRSYGFNQVSLYDLLKAAVDKTLKSENGRLDLFLRFLLGVSLESNQKLLQDLLTHTENSSETIRRTTQYIKEKVKDPGYIYYLSAGQSINLFLCLLEVKDQTLSREIQEFVKSDKHSEKKLSLAHCLIIVYMLQMSEEPLDEFELMKYNTSDEGRRRLIPAVINCRKAIFSGCNLTAQCCESLSSVLQFSNCVLRELDLSNNDLRDSGVKLIYDGLKSPNCHLEILSLAGCNLTAQFCESLSSVLQFSNCVLRELDLSNNDLQDSGVMLLSDGLKSPNCQLQILSLAGCNLTAQCCESLSSVLHSSNCVLRELYLSNNDLQDSGVKLLSDGLKSPNCQLEILRLSGCMVSEEGCGYLSSALSSNPSYLRELDLSYNHPGKSGVHLLNHKLQDPNYKLQILNLDHGGEIRMTPGLRKYTSTR, encoded by the exons ATGGACAACAGAGAGAACATTGCATCTGAAATGATGCAGGAGACTCTGAAAACATCATCCCCAGAACCCAGCTGTGTGTCTCTGAGGAGTAATAAATCGATGGATTGTCATCCTAAATTCAGTGATGAAGCAGTGACTCCTGACCCAGT tGTGTATAGAGATGCTCAGATGGGAGATCAGGATTCTCCACAACCAGTAGATGGTGAACTACAGAGAGTCAAAGACCAGCTCAAAATCAGCATGAAGAACAAGTATGAGAGATTATTTGAAGGAACAAAACTCCAAGAGAATGAAACCCTCCTGAACAGGATCTACACACAGCTCTACATCATAGAGGGAGAGagtgaaggagtgaatgaagaacatgaggttttacagatggagaaaacaCCCAGAACACAACACTCACAAGACACTACAATCAACTGCAATGACATCTTTAAAGCCTCACCTGAACTAGGATGTAAGGAAAAAGACCAGATCAAGACTGTTCTTACTAAAGGCATCGCTGGAATCGGAAAAACCGTCTCTGTGCATAAGTTCATTCTGGACTGGGCCGAGGGAAAAGCCAATCAAGATGTAGATTTCATGTTTGTGCTTCCATTTCGAGAGCTGAACTTGATCCGAGATCATCAGTACAGTCTTCATAGACTTCTGCTGGACTTTCATCTTGAACTTAAAGATCTGGACTCAAAGATTTATGAGGAGTGTAAAGttgtgttcatctttgatggtctggatgaaagAAGAATCACACTGATGTTTACAGACGCTCAGAAAGTTTGTGATGTGAATGAGACTTCATCAGTGAGTGTGTTAATGTCAAACCTCATGAAAGGAGAgctgcttccctctgctctcatctggatcacctccagaccagcagcagccaatcagatccccTCCAAATACATCAACCGCCTGACAGAAATTCAGGGATTCACTGAGCCTCAGAAGGAGGAatatttcaggaagagaatcagtgacgagcatcaagccagcagaatcatctcacacatcagaagagcaagaagcctccacatcatgtgccacatccccgtcttctgctggatctcaTCCACTGTGCTTCAGAAGCTCCTGGAAGAAGATCTGAGTGCAAAAATCCCtcaaactctgactgaaatgtaCATCCACTTCCTGCTGATTCAGATCAACATGAGGAACCAGAAGTATGAAGAGAGAGATCGAGAGAAACTCCTGCAGTCCAACAGAGAAGTGATTGTGAAACTTGCTGAAGTGgctttcaaacagctgatgaagcGCAATGTGATGTTCTATGAGGAGGACCTGATTGAGAGTGGCATAGACGTTACTGATGCCctagtgcattctgggatttgcACTGAGATCTTTAAGGAGGAGTCTGTGATTCATCAGAGTAAAGTCTACAGCTTCATTCATCTGAGCGTTCAGGAGTTTCTTGCTGCTTTCTATGTGTTTTACTGCTATTTAATAAAGAACATAGAGCCACTGCATGAATTCAGATCTTATGGATTTAATCAAGTCTCTCTGTATGATCTACTAAAAGCAGCAGTAGATAAAACCCTCAAGAGTGAGAATGGAAGGCTGGATCTGTTCCTGCGGTTCCTGCTGGGCGTCTCACTGGAGTCCAATCAGAAACTCTTACAGGAtctactgacacacacagagaacagcTCAGAGACCATCAGGAGAACCACACAGTACATTAAAGAGAAGGTCAAAGATCCAGGTTATATTTATTATCTCTCAGCTGGTCAATCCATCAATCTGTTTCTCTGTCTGCTGGAAGTGAAAGATCAGACTCTGTCCAGAGAGATTCAGGAGTTTGTGAAATCAGACAAACACTCAGAGAAGAAACTGTCTCTTGCTCACTGCTTAATAATTGTCTACATGCTTCAGATGTCAGAGGAGCCGCTGGATGAGTTTGAGCTCATGAAATACAACACATCAGATGAGGGGAGAAGAAGACTGATACCAGCTGTGATCAACTGCAGAAAAGCTAT TTTTTCTGGCTGTAATCTCACTGCTCAGTGTTGTGAGAGTTTGTCATCAGTTCTTCAATTCTCAAATTgtgtcctgagagagctggatctgagtaacaatgacctgcgggattcaggagtgaagttGATCTATGATGGACTGAAGAGTCCAAACTGTCATCTGGAGATACTGAg TCTTGCTGGCTGTAATCTCACTGCTCAGTTTTGTGAGAGTTTGTCATCAGTTCTTCAATTCTCAAACTgtgtcctgagagagctggatctgagtaacaatgacctgcaggattcaggagtgatGCTGCTCTCTGACGGACTGAAGAGTCCAAACTGTCAGCTGCAGATACTGAG TCTTGCTGGCTGTAATCTCACTGCTCAGTGTTGTGAGAGTTTGTCATCAGTTCTTCATTCCTCAAACTGTGTCCTGAGAGAGCTGTatctgagtaacaatgacctgcaggattcaggagtgaagcttcTCTCGGATGGACTGAAGAGTCCAAACTGTCAGCTGGAGATACTGAG GTTGTCTGGCTGTATGGTGTCAGAAGAAGGCTGTGGTTATTtgtcttcagctctgagttcaaacccctcatacctgagagagctggatctgagctacaatcaccCAGGAAAGTCAGGAGTCCATCTGCTCAACCACAAACTGCAGGATCCAAACTATAAACTGCAGATACTCAA TTTGGATCATGGAGGAGAGATCAGGATGACACCAGGACTACGAAAGT ataccagcaccagatga